From a region of the Candidatus Brocadia sp. genome:
- the ltrA gene encoding group II intron reverse transcriptase/maturase, whose protein sequence is MLTTPEKIRILQRKLYRKAKQEPTYRFYALYDKVFRADILSHAYTLVRANKGSAGIDGVTFEAIEEREGVSAFLAELQEALRSKTYQASPVKRVMIPKTDGTERPLGIPTIRDRVAQMAVKLVIEPIFEADFCECSYGFRPKKSAHDAVDDVAYTLNKGYTEIIDADLSKYFDTIPHAKLMAVVAERISDGEILHLIKTWLKAPVIEKGRDGKQRNIGGGKGNRKGTPQGGVISPLLANLYLHLLDRIWERHRLEKKLGARLVRFADDFVVLCRQGTEQPMAITKRVLDKLGLTLNEAKSRVVDAMKEGFTFLGFELQKRKNWRTGKSYPHVQPSKKSLKKIKDHITALTSRNRSPLPFEAIVKEVNTALIGWTGYFHYRNCSRVLKQVREHAQFRLRIHLYRRHKIRDRKTGLKRYTNSMLYERYGLYKVPTTAVWR, encoded by the coding sequence ATGCTAACAACCCCGGAAAAGATCAGGATACTACAGAGGAAGCTATACCGAAAGGCCAAGCAAGAACCAACCTACCGCTTCTACGCCCTCTATGACAAGGTATTCCGGGCAGACATCCTCAGTCATGCTTACACCCTTGTCCGTGCCAACAAAGGGAGCGCCGGGATAGACGGCGTAACCTTCGAGGCCATCGAGGAAAGAGAAGGGGTATCCGCCTTTCTGGCGGAACTGCAAGAAGCACTCAGGAGCAAGACCTATCAAGCAAGCCCTGTAAAACGAGTAATGATACCCAAGACGGACGGAACGGAACGCCCGTTAGGCATTCCCACCATCCGTGACAGGGTAGCGCAGATGGCCGTAAAACTGGTCATAGAACCCATTTTTGAAGCCGATTTCTGCGAATGTTCATACGGGTTCAGGCCGAAGAAATCTGCCCACGATGCCGTAGATGACGTAGCATATACCCTCAACAAGGGATATACCGAAATCATAGACGCCGACCTGTCCAAATACTTTGACACCATCCCCCATGCCAAGCTTATGGCTGTGGTAGCAGAGCGCATCAGTGACGGTGAGATACTGCACCTGATAAAGACGTGGCTCAAGGCTCCGGTCATAGAAAAAGGCAGAGACGGAAAACAAAGGAACATCGGCGGAGGTAAAGGGAACCGGAAAGGCACACCTCAAGGAGGAGTAATCTCACCGTTACTAGCCAATCTCTACCTGCACCTCCTGGACAGGATATGGGAGAGACATCGACTGGAGAAGAAACTCGGAGCCAGATTAGTACGCTTTGCCGATGACTTTGTCGTACTGTGCAGGCAAGGAACTGAACAGCCAATGGCGATAACAAAGCGGGTGCTGGACAAACTGGGACTGACGTTAAACGAGGCAAAGAGCCGTGTAGTAGACGCCATGAAAGAGGGATTTACCTTTCTTGGGTTTGAACTTCAAAAGAGGAAGAATTGGCGCACGGGGAAGAGTTATCCCCATGTTCAGCCGTCGAAGAAATCTCTCAAGAAGATAAAAGACCACATTACGGCACTTACCAGCAGGAACAGGTCCCCTCTACCGTTTGAAGCGATAGTCAAAGAGGTGAATACGGCACTGATAGGATGGACAGGATACTTCCATTATCGCAATTGCAGCAGAGTCCTCAAGCAAGTAAGAGAACACGCTCAATTCCGGCTTCGGATACACCTGTACAGACGTCATAAAATCAGAGACAGGAAGACAGGGCTTAAGCGATACACAAACAGCATGTTATATGAGAGATATGGTCTTTACAAAGTGCCGACCACAGCGGTATGGAGATAG
- a CDS encoding type II toxin-antitoxin system RelE/ParE family toxin — protein MVMIEIRKTEIFTKWLDGLHDIRARARILARIERLAAGNPGDVKALGGGVSEMRIDYGPGYRVYYIKHGLEVVILLAGGDKHTQTRDIKTALRLARNL, from the coding sequence ATGGTCATGATTGAAATTCGCAAGACTGAGATCTTCACCAAATGGCTTGATGGTTTGCATGATATTCGCGCACGCGCCCGGATTCTTGCCCGGATAGAAAGATTAGCGGCTGGAAATCCCGGGGATGTTAAAGCTTTAGGTGGAGGCGTTTCAGAGATGCGGATAGATTATGGTCCAGGTTATCGGGTATATTACATAAAGCACGGCCTAGAGGTGGTAATTTTACTGGCGGGTGGTGACAAGCATACCCAAACCAGAGATATCAAAACCGCCTTACGCTTAGCAAGGAATTTATGA
- a CDS encoding putative addiction module antidote protein, with amino-acid sequence MAAYLEACLEEATEDAAFIAKALGDIARAKGMSQVARDAGLSRESLYKALSGERSPGFDTILKVIAALGLKLHAEAIHVNSQNTQQNTLPDTEKRAEALRGNVPCRRR; translated from the coding sequence ATGGCTGCTTATCTTGAAGCATGTCTTGAGGAAGCAACTGAAGATGCTGCATTTATTGCTAAAGCTTTGGGTGATATTGCACGGGCTAAGGGCATGTCACAAGTTGCGCGTGATGCAGGACTGTCTCGTGAAAGCCTTTACAAAGCGCTTTCAGGAGAACGAAGTCCTGGCTTTGACACAATATTAAAAGTTATAGCTGCACTCGGTTTGAAATTGCATGCAGAAGCAATTCACGTAAATAGCCAAAATACCCAACAAAACACTCTACCGGATACCGAGAAACGCGCCGAGGCGCTACGCGGCAATGTTCCTTGCCGGCGCCGGTGA